A window from Diachasmimorpha longicaudata isolate KC_UGA_2023 chromosome 5, iyDiaLong2, whole genome shotgun sequence encodes these proteins:
- the LOC135163152 gene encoding cytosolic carboxypeptidase-like protein 5 isoform X1, giving the protein MATTGQGITCGNFLFYNNFDSANLARVEPVTAINTSSQDGCETERKPCKLSEALPDYEFNVWTKHDCHGTEFQNNNRTWFYFGIKSPAQGASVKLNVVNLNRQSKMFSQGMCPVFKIVPGHPHWERIRDKPTYTMDQKGSEFTISFTIRTPENPKAITYVAFTYPFTYADLQQYLNRIDARMQKQNYGNADAIYYHRECAIKSLEGRRLEVLTISSYHNITPEREDKLKGMFPVEGEERPRKFRGKRIIFVSARVHPGETPSSFVFNGFLNFLLNRDDPIAMILRRIYVFKLVPMLNPDGVARGHYRVDTRGVNLNRVYLSPSAVDHPTIFAAKCLISYYHHFYEVVEAETTDEGIDCPGGEDGNQTVSLMTLDDKEKISEGEATSGGSGHEVERLRCKEDKVDRGPEDSGLFLYIDLHGHASKKGVFMYGNYFDDPDDTIMCMLLPKLMSINNPNFHFTSCNFAERNMYLIDKRDGMSREGSGRVAVYKLTGLIRSYTLECNYNSGRLVNTVPARVRDGNGKPQGHMFVPPKYTPTVFEEVGAALGPSILDLTNSNPNSRLPNSQYRSLRGVKSYLKLTYVNSLAGTIHRPRLKPLSSHDNIGPPKEPPCLEDLVSTMTSPSNDPNTSHRIDPTGPSKSRIVRRTASLYTAVKRIKSGKRSSRQLSTNRKSLKNQQRLSNSETGQMVSKIRSSRRTMKGLKPVLHKIVGKKACQVVEQTGIVKHGTKRLKVIQRVIKTRPEVGESSKSSTDEGKRRPKGNSIERIRKNGKNAQRNSSKGILKK; this is encoded by the exons ATGGCAACGACGGGTCAAGGTATCACATGTGGCAATTTTctgttttataataattttgactCTGCCAATTTGGCAAGGGTCGAGCCTGTCACCGCTATCAACACATCCAGCCAAG ATGGTTGTGAGACTGAGAGGAAGCCCTGCAAGCTCTCTGAAGCCCTTCCGGACTATGAGTTCAACGTGTGGACAAAGCACGACTGTCATGGCACTGAATTCCAGAACAATAACAGAACGTGGTTCTACTTTGGTATCAAATCCCCAGCCCAGGGGGCTTCTGTCAAACTTAATGTTGTCAATCTCAACAGACAATCAAAGATGTTCAGTCAGGGGATGTGCCCAGTGTTCAAAATTGTACCTGGACATCCTCACTGGGAGAGAATTCGAGATAAACCGACTTATACa ATGGACCAAAAGGGCAGTGAATTCACAATATCTTTCACGATTCGCACTCCGGAGAACCCCAAAGCCATAACTTACGTGGCATTCACCTATCCCTTCACCTACGCCGACCTTCAACAGTATTTAAACCGAATTGATGCGCGAATGCAAAAGCAGAATTATGGGAATGCCGACGCTATTTACTACCATCGAGAATGTGCAATAAAATCGCTGGAGGGTCGTCGACTGGAAGTCCTCACGATAAGTTCCTACCACAACATAACCCCAGAGAGAGAGGACAAGCTCAAGGGGATGTTTCCGGTCGAGGGTGAGGAGAGGCCCAGGAAATTTCGGGgaaagagaataattttcgtcAGTGCCAGGGTTCACCCTGGTGAGACACCGTCCAGCTTCGTGTTCAATggttttctgaattttttactgaatcgtGACGATCCCATTGCCATGATCCTCCGGCGTATCTACGTCTTCAAACTGGTGCCAATGCTCAATCCTGATGGAGTCGCCAGGGGACACTACAGAGTTGACACACGTGGGGTGAACCTCAACAGGGTGTATCTGAGTCCCTCAGCTGTCGATCATCCCACAATTTTTGCTGCTAAATGTCTCATCAGTTATTACCACCATTTCTACGAAGTTGTTGAGGCAGAGACGACGGACGAGGGAATTGACTGCCCTGGGGGAGAGGATGGGAATCAGACGGTGAGTCTGATGACTTTGGATGACAAGGAGAAAATATCCGAGGGTGAAGCCACTTCTGGGGGCTCTGGGCACGAGGTGGAGAGGCTCAGGTGCAAGGAGGACAAGGTCGACAGGGGCCCCGAGGACTCTGGACTCTTTCTCTACATCGATCTTCATGGACATGCCTCCAAAAAGGGCGTCTTCATGTATGGAAATTACTTTGATGACCCGGATGACACCATCATGTGCATGCTGCTGCCGAAATTAATGTCCATCAACAAccccaattttcatttcacctcCTGCAATTTCGCCGAACGAAATATGTATCTCAT AGACAAGAGGGATGGAATGTCCAGGGAGGGTTCAGGAAGGGTAGCGGTTTACAAACTAACTGGACTAATTCGCAGTTACACGTTGGAGTGTAATTACAATTCTGGAAGACTGGTGAACACTGTCCCAGCGAGGGTCAGAGATGGAAATGGAAAGCCCCAGGGGCATATGTTCGTTCCTCCCAAATACACGCCAACAGTCTTCGAAGAg gTGGGTGCTGCACTGGGTCCTTCCATCCTTGACTTGACAAACAGTAATCCAAACAGTCGTTTACCAAATAGCCAGTATCGTTCCCTAAGGGGTGTTAAATCATATTTGAAACTTACATACGTCAACTCACTAGCTGGTACGATTCACAGGCCACGACTGAAG CCACTGTCATCACACGACAATATCGGGCCCCCGAAGGAGCCCCCCTGCCTCGAGGACCTAGTGTCCACCATGACCAGTCCCTCAAACGATCCAAATACCAGTCATAGGATCGATCCAACGGGCCCATCAAAATCTCGTATCGTCAGACGAACGGCCTCACTCTACACAGCAGTTAAACGAATAAAAAGTGGCAAAAGGAGCTCCCGCCAGCTGTCGACAAATCGTAAGTCACTGAAGAATCAACAACGTTTGAGTAATTCTGAAACTGGCCAGATGGTTTCTAAAATCAGATCCTCACGACGTACGATGAAGGGTCTCAAGCCAGTGCTTCATAAAATCGTGGGAAAAAAGGCCTGTCAGGTTGTTGAGCAGACTGGTATCGTCAAGCACGGCACCAAGAGGCTCAAAGTCATACAGAGAGTCATCAAGACACGCCCCGAGGTCGGTGAGTCGTCGAAATCGTCCACTGACGAGGGAAAGAGACGGCCCAAGGGGAATTCCATCGAGAGGATCCgaaagaatggaaaaaatgcCCAGAGAAACTCTTCCAAAGGCATTTTGAAGAAGTAG
- the LOC135163179 gene encoding uncharacterized protein LOC135163179, translating into MKVGTAKEMEEERLRTLYIRLPHTIKNMDVIRDLVFGDVDIKLPRQSGRHCHVIFSSVEDKLKNMKALKTKRIDNKPIFVKNPKVQDPEVKKQKQKKMKKIKPVVVSKPKAPEKVTKICFLHKVPKSATVKGLKALFPEAKNISILYKQRLHDDITGRTAIIKFRDLKTAAAYLNKERPMPLCKGVQLEIKCDKRRQKNKKKKTETLKIYDGDGVETEVKEKEEAKSRPEDEDEVKSESEDEDEVGSEQENNEEEEPAGDDEDPDQSSGSSEEE; encoded by the exons ATGAAGGTCGGAACAGCTAAAGAAATGGAAGAAGAGCGGCTAAGAACTCTCTACATTCGTCTGCCCCATACAATAAAGAACATGGACGTCATTCGTGATCTGGTTTTTGGTGATGTTGATATAAAACTGCCCAGACAATCAGGAAGACACTGTCACGTTATTTTCTCGAGTGTTGAGGATAAGCTTAAAAATATGAAGGCCCTCAAGACGAAGCGCATCGACAATAAACCCATCTTCGTGAAAAATCCCAAGGTGCAAGATCCTGAGGTTAAGAAGCAGAAGCAGaagaagatgaagaaaattaaaccAGTAGTGGTGTCCAAACCAAAGGCCCCGGAAAAAGTCACCAAGAT ATGCTTTCTCCACAAAGTCCCGAAGTCAGCAACGGTTAAGGGCCTCAAGGCATTATTTCCAGAagctaaaaatatttctattctCTACAAACAGAGGCTACACGATGa TATCACTGGAAGAACTGCAATCATTAAGTTCAGAGACTTGAAAACAGCAGCTGCCTATTTAAATAAGGAACGTCCAATGCCTCTCTGCAAGGGAGTGCAACTTGAAATTAAATGTGACAAAAGGAGGCAGAAAAATAAGAAGAAGAAGActgaaacattgaaaatttacgaTGGAGATGGTGTTGAGACTGAAGTGAAAGAGAAAGAGGAAGCGAAGAGTAGGCCAGAGGATGAAGACGAGGTCAAGAGTGAATCAGAGGATGAAGATGAAGTCGGCAGTGAGCAAGAAAACAACGAAGAGGAGGAACCAGCTGGGGATGATGAAGATCCTGACCAGAGTAGCGGGAGTAGTGAGGAGGAATAA
- the LOC135163158 gene encoding sodium channel protein Nach-like, with amino-acid sequence MKIHESYSTMNPPKVQRISLRNGNSINVVTRRSWKAQSLLQSPEISDSDLRGLRNACHLLADVYNEFTHECSIHGLRYTGRHKSSLGRIFWLLVIAGSVISAGVLAQKFYLRHKQATMRTLVISSQYPAWKIPLPALTICHPNVASRYRLQQYQNEGKTIKMPYGIKLEQFMKDLEFIQEMYIPTNHFQNSMARLNTVMVYNNLTISKFLTILSPPCDDFFIRCKVHDEIKGCDEFVRISRTVYGLCCSFNYAFGKGYRRWILNQEAYSHSFGNNYIFSVILKSFGPEDRISGLTYGDGVRVLIHDSHTYPGPSAREVIARQGSEMIAYIYGHVLTVSPEVLNLPREERDCRSAKTDDGIYRLDNCVTACHEKLFRSYCNCVPYYASYIEEKETVCNFTHISCLSKVKARILQTPIREKPCNCLPTCDGTSFTVVTTVVPMIAAKYSPSPFYDQIGTKYPNATAIHITFPRQTGMIFRRDLVLSWINLVSSLGGVFSLFLGCSFISVFEILYFMVYYIIKVIKSRGTNLQRA; translated from the exons atgaagaTTCACGAATCTTATTCCACCATGAACCCTCCGAAAGTACAGAGGATCTCTTTGCGTAATGGAAACAGCATTAACGTGGTGACCAGAAGAAGCTGGAAGGCTCAATCACTTCTGCAGTCTCCTGAGATCTCAGACTCTGATTTGCGGGGGTTGAGGAATGCATGTCACCTACTAGCTGACGTATACAATGAATTCACTCATGAGTGTTCGATACATGGACTCAGGTACACAGGACGGCATAAATCATCTCTAGGACG TATATTCTGGCTGTTGGTTATCGCCGGGTCAGTAATATCAGCTGGTGTACTGGCTCAGAAATTTTACCTGAGGCATAAGCAAGCAACGATGAGAACATTAGTTATATCCAGTCAGTATCCAGCGTGGAAAATTCCTCTTCCAGCATTAACAATATGTCATCCGAATGTCGCGAGTCGCTACAGACTGCAGCAGTATCAGAATGAAGGAAAAACAAT TAAAATGCCTTATGGAATAAAGCTGGAACAGTTCATGAAGGATCTGGAATTCATCCAGGAAATGTACATCCCAACCAATCACTTCCAGAACTCGATGGCTCGTCTCAACACGGTCATGGTCTACAACAATCTTACCATATCCAAATTTCTCACAATACTGAGTCCTCCCTGTGACGATTTTTTCATCCGGTGTAAAGTTCATGATGAGATCAAAGGTTGTGATGAGTTTGTCAGAATTTCAAGAACGGTTTATGGCCTTTGTTGTTCGTTCAATTACGCTTTTGGGAAAGGATACAGGAG ATGGATCCTAAACCAGGAAGCATACAGTCACTCTTTCGGTAACAACTATATTTTCTCAGTTATTCTGAAAAGTTTTGGTCCAGAGGACAGAATATCAGGATTAACTTACGGCGATGGAGTACGTGTCCTCATCCACGATTCTCACACATATCCTGGGCCCTCGGCTCGTGAAGTCATAGCACGTCAAGGGAGTGAAATGATAGCGTATATTTATGGTCATGTACTGACAGTCAGCCCCGAAGTATTAAATTTGCCACGTGAAGAACGGGATTGTCGCTCTGCTAAAACTGACGATGGCATTTACAGACTTGACAATTGCGTGACCGCTTGTCATGAGAAGCTCTTCAGATCATATTGCAATTGTGTCCCATATTACGCATCTTATATAGAGGAGAAGGAGACTGTTTGCAATTTCACTCATATCTCGTGCTTGTCGAAGGTGAAAGCGCGAATTTTGCAGACCCCCATCAGGGAAAAACCGTGTAATTGTCTTCCAACTTGCGATGGCACTAGCTTTACTGTTGTCACGACTGTGGTGCCTATGATTGCTGCTAAATACAGTCCATCGCCATttta CGACCAGATTGGTACGAAGTATCCAAATGCTACGGCGATTCATATTACATTTCCCCGACAAACTGGAATGATATTCAGACGAGATTTAGTTCTGTCTTGGATTAATTTAGTAT CTTCACTGGGGGGAGTTTTTAGTCTATTCCTCGGCTGCAGTTTCATCTCAGTGTTTGAAATTCTCTATTTCATGGTGTACTACATAATCAAAGTGATAAAGAGTCGAGGAACAAATTTACAAAGAGCATAA
- the LOC135163161 gene encoding isocitrate dehydrogenase [NADP] cytoplasmic, translating to MSLLPRRFVVTNVKFIRSAFPRRLAGAPVIAESQVSRLLDTRRSTGFGDSFVRGFGVSAAAMAKIKAGPVVDILGDEMTRIIWDSIKNKLIFPYLDIELHTYDLGIEHRDATSDKVTVDCAEAIKKYNVGIKCATITPDEKRVEEFKLKQMWKSPNGTIRNILGGTVFREAIICKNIPRLVTCWNEPIIIGRHAHGDQYKATDFVVPGAGKLEITWTGTDGNKIQHTVHEFKGAGIAQAQFNTDESIRAFAHSSLQYALSRKYPLYLSTKNTILKKYDGRFKDIFQEIYDAEYKTKYEAAGIWYEHRLIDDMVAYAMKSEGGFVWACKNYDGDVQSDSVAQGFGSLGMMTSVLICPDGKTVEAEAAHGTVTRHYRQYQQGKETSTNPIASIFAWSRGLLHRAELDKNSELKNFAETLEKVCVNTIEDGFMTKDLAICIKGMNNVTRSDYLETFEFMDKLADNLKKQLGK from the exons ATGTCCCTCTTGCCCCGTCGATTCGTCGTGACGAACGTAAAATTCATTCGCTCGGCTTTCCCTAGACGATTAGCCGGTGCACCGGTGATTGCCGAGTCACAAGTATCAAGGCTGTTGGATACCAGACGTTCGACAGGCTTTGGAGATTCATTTGTACGAGGATTTGGCGTATCTGCTGCTGCAATGGCTAAGATAAAG GCGGGACCTGTTGTTGACATCCTGGGTGATGAGATGACCCGAATAATCTGGGACTCAATAAAGAATAAACTAATCTTCCCCTACTTGGACATTGAACTCCACACGTACGACTTGGGGATCGAGCACCGGGACGCCACATCCGACAAAGTCACCGTTGACTGCGCCGAGGCGATAAAGAAATACAACGTAGGCATAAAATGTGCAACAATAACCCCAGACGAGAAGCGAGTCGAGGAGTTCAAGCTCAAGCAGATGTGGAAGAGTCCCAATGGAACAATCAGGAACATTTTGGGTGGAACGGTGTTCAGGGAGGCCATCATCTGCAAGAACATTCCTCGTCTGGTGACTTGTTGGAACGAGCCGATAATTATTGGCAGACATGCCCATGGTGATCAGTACAAAGCAACTGATTTTGTGGTACCTGGTGCTGGAAAACTCGAGATCACTTGGACTGGCACTGATGGCAACAAAATTCAACATACAGTTCACGAGTTCAAAGGGGCTGGAATAGCTCAGGCACAGTTTAATACCGATGAGAGCATCAGGGCATTTGCCCACAGCTCACTTCAGTATGCACTGTCCAGGAAGTATCCTCTGTATCTCTCCACCAAGAATACTATTCTGAAAAAATACGATGGAAG GTTCAAGGACATCTTCCAGGAGATCTACGATGCCGAGTACAAGACGAAATACGAAGCTGCCGGTATTTGGTACGAGCATCGCCTGATCGACGACATGGTGGCGTATGCTATGAAGTCAGAGGGCGGATTCGTCTGGGCCTGCAAGAATTACGATGGAGACGTCCAGTCAGATTCCGTTGCTCAGGGCTTTGGTTCTCTGGGGATGATGACCTCAGTCCTCATCTGCCCAGATGGTAAAACTGTCGAGGCTGAGGCAGCGCATGGAACTGTCACTCGCCACTACAGGCAGTATCAGCAGGGTAAGGAGACCTCCACCAATCCCATTGCCTCGATATTCGCCTGGAGTAGGGGTCTTCTTCATCGTGCTgaattggataaaaattcagaGCTGAAAAATTTTGCTGAGACACTCGAAAAAGTCTGTGTGAACACCATCGAGGATGGCTTCATGACCAAGGATCTTGCTATTTGCATCAAGGGAATGAACAATGTCACCAGGTCTGACTATCTGGAAACATTTGAGTTCATGGACAAGCTCgctgataatttaaaaaaacaactgGGAAAGTAG
- the LOC135163152 gene encoding cytosolic carboxypeptidase-like protein 5 isoform X3 has product MATTGQGITCGNFLFYNNFDSANLARVEPVTAINTSSQDGCETERKPCKLSEALPDYEFNVWTKHDCHGTEFQNNNRTWFYFGIKSPAQGASVKLNVVNLNRQSKMFSQGMCPVFKIVPGHPHWERIRDKPTYTMDQKGSEFTISFTIRTPENPKAITYVAFTYPFTYADLQQYLNRIDARMQKQNYGNADAIYYHRECAIKSLEGRRLEVLTISSYHNITPEREDKLKGMFPVEGEERPRKFRGKRIIFVSARVHPGETPSSFVFNGFLNFLLNRDDPIAMILRRIYVFKLVPMLNPDGVARGHYRVDTRGVNLNRVYLSPSAVDHPTIFAAKCLISYYHHFYEVVEAETTDEGIDCPGGEDGNQTVSLMTLDDKEKISEGEATSGGSGHEVERLRCKEDKVDRGPEDSGLFLYIDLHGHASKKGVFMYGNYFDDPDDTIMCMLLPKLMSINNPNFHFTSCNFAERNMYLIDKRDGMSREGSGRVAVYKLTGLIRSYTLECNYNSGRLVNTVPARVRDGNGKPQGHMFVPPKYTPTVFEEVGAALGPSILDLTNSNPNSRLPNSQYRSLRGVKSYLKLTYVNSLAGTIHRPRLKPLSSHDNIGPPKEPPCLEDLVSTMTSPSNDPNTSHRIDPTGPSKSRIVRRTASLYTAVKRIKSGKRSSRQLSTNHGF; this is encoded by the exons ATGGCAACGACGGGTCAAGGTATCACATGTGGCAATTTTctgttttataataattttgactCTGCCAATTTGGCAAGGGTCGAGCCTGTCACCGCTATCAACACATCCAGCCAAG ATGGTTGTGAGACTGAGAGGAAGCCCTGCAAGCTCTCTGAAGCCCTTCCGGACTATGAGTTCAACGTGTGGACAAAGCACGACTGTCATGGCACTGAATTCCAGAACAATAACAGAACGTGGTTCTACTTTGGTATCAAATCCCCAGCCCAGGGGGCTTCTGTCAAACTTAATGTTGTCAATCTCAACAGACAATCAAAGATGTTCAGTCAGGGGATGTGCCCAGTGTTCAAAATTGTACCTGGACATCCTCACTGGGAGAGAATTCGAGATAAACCGACTTATACa ATGGACCAAAAGGGCAGTGAATTCACAATATCTTTCACGATTCGCACTCCGGAGAACCCCAAAGCCATAACTTACGTGGCATTCACCTATCCCTTCACCTACGCCGACCTTCAACAGTATTTAAACCGAATTGATGCGCGAATGCAAAAGCAGAATTATGGGAATGCCGACGCTATTTACTACCATCGAGAATGTGCAATAAAATCGCTGGAGGGTCGTCGACTGGAAGTCCTCACGATAAGTTCCTACCACAACATAACCCCAGAGAGAGAGGACAAGCTCAAGGGGATGTTTCCGGTCGAGGGTGAGGAGAGGCCCAGGAAATTTCGGGgaaagagaataattttcgtcAGTGCCAGGGTTCACCCTGGTGAGACACCGTCCAGCTTCGTGTTCAATggttttctgaattttttactgaatcgtGACGATCCCATTGCCATGATCCTCCGGCGTATCTACGTCTTCAAACTGGTGCCAATGCTCAATCCTGATGGAGTCGCCAGGGGACACTACAGAGTTGACACACGTGGGGTGAACCTCAACAGGGTGTATCTGAGTCCCTCAGCTGTCGATCATCCCACAATTTTTGCTGCTAAATGTCTCATCAGTTATTACCACCATTTCTACGAAGTTGTTGAGGCAGAGACGACGGACGAGGGAATTGACTGCCCTGGGGGAGAGGATGGGAATCAGACGGTGAGTCTGATGACTTTGGATGACAAGGAGAAAATATCCGAGGGTGAAGCCACTTCTGGGGGCTCTGGGCACGAGGTGGAGAGGCTCAGGTGCAAGGAGGACAAGGTCGACAGGGGCCCCGAGGACTCTGGACTCTTTCTCTACATCGATCTTCATGGACATGCCTCCAAAAAGGGCGTCTTCATGTATGGAAATTACTTTGATGACCCGGATGACACCATCATGTGCATGCTGCTGCCGAAATTAATGTCCATCAACAAccccaattttcatttcacctcCTGCAATTTCGCCGAACGAAATATGTATCTCAT AGACAAGAGGGATGGAATGTCCAGGGAGGGTTCAGGAAGGGTAGCGGTTTACAAACTAACTGGACTAATTCGCAGTTACACGTTGGAGTGTAATTACAATTCTGGAAGACTGGTGAACACTGTCCCAGCGAGGGTCAGAGATGGAAATGGAAAGCCCCAGGGGCATATGTTCGTTCCTCCCAAATACACGCCAACAGTCTTCGAAGAg gTGGGTGCTGCACTGGGTCCTTCCATCCTTGACTTGACAAACAGTAATCCAAACAGTCGTTTACCAAATAGCCAGTATCGTTCCCTAAGGGGTGTTAAATCATATTTGAAACTTACATACGTCAACTCACTAGCTGGTACGATTCACAGGCCACGACTGAAG CCACTGTCATCACACGACAATATCGGGCCCCCGAAGGAGCCCCCCTGCCTCGAGGACCTAGTGTCCACCATGACCAGTCCCTCAAACGATCCAAATACCAGTCATAGGATCGATCCAACGGGCCCATCAAAATCTCGTATCGTCAGACGAACGGCCTCACTCTACACAGCAGTTAAACGAATAAAAAGTGGCAAAAGGAGCTCCCGCCAGCTGTCGACAAATC ATGGTTTCTAA
- the LOC135163152 gene encoding cytosolic carboxypeptidase-like protein 5 isoform X2 has protein sequence MATTGQGITCGNFLFYNNFDSANLARVEPVTAINTSSQDGCETERKPCKLSEALPDYEFNVWTKHDCHGTEFQNNNRTWFYFGIKSPAQGASVKLNVVNLNRQSKMFSQGMCPVFKIVPGHPHWERIRDKPTYTMDQKGSEFTISFTIRTPENPKAITYVAFTYPFTYADLQQYLNRIDARMQKQNYGNADAIYYHRECAIKSLEGRRLEVLTISSYHNITPEREDKLKGMFPVEGEERPRKFRGKRIIFVSARVHPGETPSSFVFNGFLNFLLNRDDPIAMILRRIYVFKLVPMLNPDGVARGHYRVDTRGVNLNRVYLSPSAVDHPTIFAAKCLISYYHHFYEVVEAETTDEGIDCPGGEDGNQTVSLMTLDDKEKISEGEATSGGSGHEVERLRCKEDKVDRGPEDSGLFLYIDLHGHASKKGVFMYGNYFDDPDDTIMCMLLPKLMSINNPNFHFTSCNFAERNMYLIDKRDGMSREGSGRVAVYKLTGLIRSYTLECNYNSGRLVNTVPARVRDGNGKPQGHMFVPPKYTPTVFEEVGAALGPSILDLTNSNPNSRLPNSQYRSLRGVKSYLKLTYVNSLAGTIHRPRLKPLSSHDNIGPPKEPPCLEDLVSTMTSPSNDPNTSHRIDPTGPSKSRIVRRTASLYTAVKRIKSGKRSSRQLSTNHPHDVR, from the exons ATGGCAACGACGGGTCAAGGTATCACATGTGGCAATTTTctgttttataataattttgactCTGCCAATTTGGCAAGGGTCGAGCCTGTCACCGCTATCAACACATCCAGCCAAG ATGGTTGTGAGACTGAGAGGAAGCCCTGCAAGCTCTCTGAAGCCCTTCCGGACTATGAGTTCAACGTGTGGACAAAGCACGACTGTCATGGCACTGAATTCCAGAACAATAACAGAACGTGGTTCTACTTTGGTATCAAATCCCCAGCCCAGGGGGCTTCTGTCAAACTTAATGTTGTCAATCTCAACAGACAATCAAAGATGTTCAGTCAGGGGATGTGCCCAGTGTTCAAAATTGTACCTGGACATCCTCACTGGGAGAGAATTCGAGATAAACCGACTTATACa ATGGACCAAAAGGGCAGTGAATTCACAATATCTTTCACGATTCGCACTCCGGAGAACCCCAAAGCCATAACTTACGTGGCATTCACCTATCCCTTCACCTACGCCGACCTTCAACAGTATTTAAACCGAATTGATGCGCGAATGCAAAAGCAGAATTATGGGAATGCCGACGCTATTTACTACCATCGAGAATGTGCAATAAAATCGCTGGAGGGTCGTCGACTGGAAGTCCTCACGATAAGTTCCTACCACAACATAACCCCAGAGAGAGAGGACAAGCTCAAGGGGATGTTTCCGGTCGAGGGTGAGGAGAGGCCCAGGAAATTTCGGGgaaagagaataattttcgtcAGTGCCAGGGTTCACCCTGGTGAGACACCGTCCAGCTTCGTGTTCAATggttttctgaattttttactgaatcgtGACGATCCCATTGCCATGATCCTCCGGCGTATCTACGTCTTCAAACTGGTGCCAATGCTCAATCCTGATGGAGTCGCCAGGGGACACTACAGAGTTGACACACGTGGGGTGAACCTCAACAGGGTGTATCTGAGTCCCTCAGCTGTCGATCATCCCACAATTTTTGCTGCTAAATGTCTCATCAGTTATTACCACCATTTCTACGAAGTTGTTGAGGCAGAGACGACGGACGAGGGAATTGACTGCCCTGGGGGAGAGGATGGGAATCAGACGGTGAGTCTGATGACTTTGGATGACAAGGAGAAAATATCCGAGGGTGAAGCCACTTCTGGGGGCTCTGGGCACGAGGTGGAGAGGCTCAGGTGCAAGGAGGACAAGGTCGACAGGGGCCCCGAGGACTCTGGACTCTTTCTCTACATCGATCTTCATGGACATGCCTCCAAAAAGGGCGTCTTCATGTATGGAAATTACTTTGATGACCCGGATGACACCATCATGTGCATGCTGCTGCCGAAATTAATGTCCATCAACAAccccaattttcatttcacctcCTGCAATTTCGCCGAACGAAATATGTATCTCAT AGACAAGAGGGATGGAATGTCCAGGGAGGGTTCAGGAAGGGTAGCGGTTTACAAACTAACTGGACTAATTCGCAGTTACACGTTGGAGTGTAATTACAATTCTGGAAGACTGGTGAACACTGTCCCAGCGAGGGTCAGAGATGGAAATGGAAAGCCCCAGGGGCATATGTTCGTTCCTCCCAAATACACGCCAACAGTCTTCGAAGAg gTGGGTGCTGCACTGGGTCCTTCCATCCTTGACTTGACAAACAGTAATCCAAACAGTCGTTTACCAAATAGCCAGTATCGTTCCCTAAGGGGTGTTAAATCATATTTGAAACTTACATACGTCAACTCACTAGCTGGTACGATTCACAGGCCACGACTGAAG CCACTGTCATCACACGACAATATCGGGCCCCCGAAGGAGCCCCCCTGCCTCGAGGACCTAGTGTCCACCATGACCAGTCCCTCAAACGATCCAAATACCAGTCATAGGATCGATCCAACGGGCCCATCAAAATCTCGTATCGTCAGACGAACGGCCTCACTCTACACAGCAGTTAAACGAATAAAAAGTGGCAAAAGGAGCTCCCGCCAGCTGTCGACAAATC ATCCTCACGACGTACGATGA